In Acidobacteriota bacterium, a genomic segment contains:
- a CDS encoding LLM class flavin-dependent oxidoreductase, whose product MPKVRFGFWMPIFGGWLRNVDDEQMHATFDYNKRLAQRAEQIGFDITLLAELNLNDIKGATAPVLECWTTAAAIASVTEKVELMNAIRPGFRLPAITAKMSANIDQISNGRFSLNIVSAWWEQEMREYGGTWVGHDQRYERTREFIEVMRGMWSQEEFSYEGQYYKVEKAHLEPKPVRKPWPTLYAGGESEDAKQMISRYCDGYLMHGDPPENVRPKVEEMERRRRELGLGTMTYGIAAYVICRKSDAEVKKEIDRICDVKDTAGYFGFKDFTTQSKLERELSLRDYSVSNRGLRSGLTGTPEQIAERVIEFRYAGVEIFLMQMSPMREEMERFAEEVIPLVNSGLADSA is encoded by the coding sequence ATGCCTAAGGTACGTTTTGGATTCTGGATGCCGATATTCGGCGGATGGCTTCGCAACGTCGATGACGAGCAAATGCACGCGACGTTCGACTACAACAAAAGGCTTGCTCAGCGGGCTGAACAGATCGGCTTCGATATCACGCTGCTCGCGGAGTTGAACCTGAACGACATCAAAGGCGCGACGGCTCCGGTGCTCGAGTGCTGGACTACTGCCGCGGCAATCGCGTCGGTCACCGAGAAGGTTGAATTGATGAATGCGATTCGTCCGGGATTCAGGCTGCCGGCAATCACGGCTAAGATGTCGGCTAACATCGATCAGATTTCCAACGGCCGCTTCAGTCTGAACATCGTGTCCGCGTGGTGGGAACAGGAGATGCGCGAGTACGGCGGCACGTGGGTCGGTCACGATCAGCGCTACGAACGCACGCGCGAGTTCATCGAAGTGATGCGTGGGATGTGGTCCCAGGAAGAGTTCAGCTACGAAGGGCAATATTACAAAGTTGAAAAGGCGCATCTTGAACCTAAGCCTGTGCGCAAACCCTGGCCGACGCTCTACGCGGGCGGGGAATCGGAAGATGCCAAGCAGATGATCTCGCGTTACTGCGACGGCTACTTGATGCACGGCGATCCTCCCGAGAACGTGCGTCCGAAAGTCGAGGAGATGGAACGTAGAAGACGCGAGCTCGGCCTGGGAACGATGACTTACGGGATCGCGGCTTACGTGATCTGCCGCAAGAGCGACGCCGAAGTGAAGAAGGAGATCGATCGCATCTGCGACGTAAAGGACACGGCCGGTTATTTTGGCTTCAAGGATTTCACCACGCAGAGCAAGCTCGAGCGCGAGTTGTCGTTGCGTGATTACAGCGTGTCGAATCGCGGCTTGCGAAGCGGGCTCACGGGGACGCCGGAGCAAATCGCCGAGCGGGTGATCGAGTTTCGCTACGCGGGCGTCGAGATATTCTTGATGCAGATGAGCCCGATGAGAGAAGAGATGGAGCGCTTTGCCGAAGAGGTGATTCCTTTAGTAAACTCTGGCCTCGCCGACTCTGCGTGA
- a CDS encoding glycosyltransferase family 4 protein: MNPPPPPNKSARPVAAGYSNRGASDTRGRDDASPLALLLDLSSNKSAALEWASEQLSGADIKPLNKADLKWTSKREALARVRGLNPDLFAVFTPDLNTQSGLSALMLFAISAGARQVVIGDQKGGTVSRSRLEVLLIQAPRFLLELLGGYGLIVPLSWLLTEALRIALAFRKVVRASRPATRTAGPNHEQSLSALYIRATLASTAEGGMSSHIAGFASGASLLRHRLTFLVSGVESPVEKHNDGSIAIPPSRVFGATKALFELWNNLVFTVKSLQLISSESLSSNEFDFIYQRYSRFNWTGVALSLMTGLPLMLEFNGSEVWVSRQWDPIGQLWLLKRFERLNQRAADLIFVVSDVERRNLIDSNLRSTKIIVNPNGADTDRFRPESGGREIRRRLGIEDRIVIGFIGTFGPWHGAPVLAEAARVVKPDVGCHFLFIGDGEQRAQTESIIEAGGVSATFTGRVAHQEAPAYLDACDILVSPHVPSTDASEFFGSPTKLFEYMAMAKPIIASRIGQIADVIADGENGVLVEPGDANALAQAIEELGRDEALRERLGAAARRTVIERYTWRHNAARVFEASSSCIPS, translated from the coding sequence GTGAATCCGCCTCCGCCTCCTAACAAATCCGCCCGACCCGTTGCCGCCGGCTACTCAAACAGAGGCGCGAGCGATACACGCGGTCGAGACGACGCAAGCCCGCTCGCGTTGTTACTGGATCTGTCCAGCAATAAGAGCGCCGCACTCGAATGGGCGTCCGAGCAGTTGTCGGGCGCCGACATCAAGCCGCTAAACAAAGCTGATCTCAAATGGACTTCGAAGCGCGAAGCGCTTGCGCGGGTGCGCGGGCTCAACCCGGATCTGTTCGCCGTGTTCACGCCGGACTTAAACACACAGAGCGGACTGAGCGCGCTCATGCTATTCGCGATCTCGGCAGGCGCGCGGCAGGTTGTGATCGGCGACCAGAAGGGCGGAACTGTTTCGCGCTCGAGGCTCGAGGTGCTGCTCATTCAAGCTCCGCGATTCTTGCTCGAGTTGTTGGGCGGGTACGGGTTGATAGTGCCTCTTTCATGGCTGCTCACCGAGGCGCTGCGAATTGCGCTCGCGTTTCGAAAGGTCGTGCGCGCATCGCGACCCGCAACAAGGACGGCCGGCCCGAATCATGAGCAATCACTTAGCGCGCTATACATTCGAGCGACGTTGGCGAGCACCGCGGAAGGCGGGATGTCCAGTCACATCGCGGGATTCGCCAGCGGCGCCTCTCTGCTGAGACATCGACTCACGTTCCTAGTGAGCGGCGTCGAGAGTCCTGTCGAGAAACACAATGACGGCAGCATCGCGATTCCACCGTCGCGAGTTTTCGGCGCGACCAAGGCGCTGTTTGAGCTGTGGAACAATCTGGTGTTCACCGTCAAGAGCTTGCAGCTAATTTCGAGTGAGTCCCTGTCGTCCAATGAGTTCGATTTCATCTATCAACGCTACAGCCGATTCAATTGGACCGGCGTTGCGCTATCTCTGATGACGGGGCTTCCGCTGATGCTTGAGTTCAACGGTTCGGAAGTGTGGGTCAGCCGCCAGTGGGACCCGATTGGTCAACTCTGGCTGTTGAAGCGCTTCGAGCGATTAAACCAGCGCGCGGCTGATCTGATCTTTGTGGTCTCGGATGTCGAGCGCCGCAATCTGATCGATTCCAATCTTCGCTCGACGAAGATAATAGTAAACCCGAACGGCGCTGACACAGATCGGTTTCGACCCGAGAGTGGTGGCCGCGAGATCAGGCGGAGGCTCGGCATCGAAGACCGGATCGTCATTGGGTTCATCGGAACTTTTGGCCCGTGGCACGGCGCGCCAGTGTTGGCGGAGGCGGCTCGCGTAGTGAAGCCAGACGTGGGCTGTCACTTCCTGTTCATCGGCGATGGCGAACAGCGTGCACAAACTGAATCGATCATCGAAGCGGGAGGCGTGAGCGCGACTTTCACGGGACGCGTCGCGCATCAGGAGGCGCCGGCCTATCTCGACGCTTGTGACATATTGGTTTCGCCACACGTTCCGTCGACTGATGCGAGTGAGTTCTTCGGCTCGCCGACGAAGCTGTTTGAGTACATGGCGATGGCCAAGCCGATCATCGCCAGCCGGATCGGCCAGATAGCTGATGTGATCGCCGACGGCGAAAACGGAGTGCTTGTAGAGCCGGGCGATGCGAACGCGCTCGCGCAAGCGATTGAGGAATTGGGTCGGGATGAAGCGTTGCGCGAACGGCTTGGGGCTGCGGCCAGGCGAACTGTCATTGAGCGATACACTTGGCGGCACAACGCCGCGCGAGTGTTTGAAGCGTCGTCATCGTGCATACCCAGCTAA
- a CDS encoding alpha/beta fold hydrolase, translating to MLLRLATRAFLFVIVSMLAIEPAAFSQQRPTPPADPVQERLRAIEEAISFLQQALSKDVDDLMWMRALDDVAVVDKVRYTGPPPRVIPNPTGQGAGNPVIITAYTFMPKKYAASAKLPLVVYVHGGVHGNFESTAVHIVREMVEQGYAVIAPDYRGSTGYGREFWRLIDYGGLEVDDVFGGKQWMLENHTNVDPERVGIIGWSHGGLITLMNIFDHPKDFKVAYAGVPVSDLVARMGYKSQSYRELFSAPYHIGKTADENVAEYRKRSPAWNAEKLQTPLLIHTNTNDEDVNALEVEHLIAKLKAAGKQFEYKIYQNAPGGHAFNRLDTKLAKESRAEVYRFLAKYLSPPNAVK from the coding sequence ATGCTTTTGAGACTAGCAACAAGAGCATTTCTTTTCGTGATTGTATCAATGTTGGCAATCGAGCCGGCTGCGTTTTCACAGCAGAGACCCACCCCACCTGCCGACCCTGTACAGGAGCGCTTGCGGGCAATCGAAGAAGCGATCAGTTTCCTTCAGCAGGCGTTGTCGAAGGACGTCGATGACCTGATGTGGATGCGGGCGTTGGATGACGTTGCGGTGGTCGATAAGGTCCGCTACACAGGGCCACCACCGCGAGTTATTCCTAACCCGACGGGCCAGGGTGCGGGTAATCCGGTCATCATCACCGCCTACACATTCATGCCGAAGAAGTATGCAGCGTCGGCGAAGCTGCCGCTCGTCGTCTACGTGCATGGCGGCGTTCATGGCAATTTCGAATCGACGGCGGTGCACATCGTTCGAGAGATGGTCGAACAGGGCTACGCAGTTATCGCGCCCGACTATCGGGGAAGCACAGGCTACGGGCGTGAGTTCTGGCGATTGATCGACTATGGCGGATTAGAAGTTGACGATGTGTTTGGGGGCAAACAGTGGATGCTTGAGAACCACACGAACGTCGATCCCGAGCGAGTCGGCATCATCGGCTGGAGCCACGGCGGATTGATAACGCTGATGAACATCTTCGACCATCCGAAGGACTTCAAAGTAGCGTATGCCGGAGTGCCGGTGAGTGATCTTGTCGCGCGAATGGGATACAAGAGTCAGAGTTATCGCGAACTGTTCTCGGCGCCCTATCACATAGGCAAGACCGCCGATGAGAACGTCGCCGAATACCGCAAGCGCTCGCCTGCGTGGAACGCCGAGAAGCTTCAGACGCCGCTATTGATTCACACAAACACGAACGATGAAGACGTGAACGCGCTGGAGGTCGAGCATCTGATTGCGAAGTTGAAAGCGGCAGGGAAGCAGTTCGAGTACAAGATCTATCAGAACGCTCCGGGTGGGCACGCGTTCAACCGGCTGGATACGAAGCTTGCGAAGGAGTCGCGGGCGGAGGTGTATAGATTTCTGGCTAAGTATTTGAGCCCGCCGAATGCTGTGAAGTGA
- a CDS encoding class I SAM-dependent methyltransferase, with the protein MNTTRHNSVLGPQSAVLVDYKQRAREQWSANPCGAHVAREHEFGTREYFDAIEHNRYVEYAPWMKPIIGFDRYAGKRLLEVGVGTGTDLLQFARGGALVTGVDLTLRSIEIARRRFEVYGFAGEFAIGDGESLSFPDASFDVAYSFGVLHHAPDTQGAVREIHRVLERGGKAIVMLYHRRSLYYWGSLVGKHGVLGGELLKESMTEIMARHVEYSETGGRPLVKAYTRAQARRLFSGFSECDISVNQLSRRELGQIGRLMPEAVFQGLARSFGWNLLITATK; encoded by the coding sequence ATGAACACAACACGCCACAACTCAGTCCTCGGTCCTCAGAGCGCAGTCCTTGTAGACTACAAGCAACGCGCTCGTGAGCAATGGAGCGCGAACCCATGCGGTGCTCACGTCGCGCGCGAGCATGAGTTTGGGACTCGCGAGTACTTCGATGCGATTGAACACAATCGCTACGTCGAGTACGCGCCTTGGATGAAACCGATAATTGGCTTCGATCGCTATGCCGGAAAACGGCTGCTCGAAGTCGGAGTCGGAACGGGCACCGACCTGCTACAGTTCGCCCGCGGCGGCGCGCTGGTTACCGGCGTCGACCTCACGCTGCGAAGCATCGAGATCGCCCGGCGCAGGTTTGAGGTATACGGCTTCGCCGGCGAGTTCGCGATTGGCGACGGCGAAAGCCTCAGCTTTCCCGACGCTAGCTTCGACGTAGCTTACTCGTTCGGCGTGTTACATCACGCTCCCGATACCCAGGGCGCCGTTCGCGAGATTCATCGGGTGCTCGAGCGCGGAGGCAAGGCCATCGTGATGCTGTATCATCGTCGATCGCTTTACTACTGGGGCTCGCTCGTCGGCAAACACGGAGTACTGGGCGGGGAGCTTCTTAAAGAGAGCATGACAGAGATCATGGCCCGCCACGTCGAATACTCGGAAACAGGCGGACGCCCGCTGGTAAAGGCTTACACGCGTGCCCAAGCTCGCCGCTTGTTTAGCGGCTTCAGCGAATGCGACATCAGTGTAAACCAGCTCTCGCGCCGCGAGCTGGGGCAGATCGGGCGCTTAATGCCTGAAGCGGTTTTCCAAGGGCTTGCTCGAAGTTTCGGCTGGAACCTCCTAATAACGGCAACCAAGTGA
- a CDS encoding carboxylate--amine ligase — protein MRNMIDDPSELIATVRRKINTSDMPAALVFNCHITGLAVARSLGRRGVPVIGLDRDENGFGLHSRYTTIAGRCPYPLDDERGFIDLLMEIGTALKQKAVLFPCLDEWVFAAARHAGELSEYFILPFSDLETVERILDKNLLYRKCEQRQIPIPRTYYVGEQSPEQIASEIGYPCIVKPALQREFTNEFGEKVLRAQTREQFLGLCERAGHHALLAQEIVGAGVDSFYSLCSYIGRDGQAKGVFVGRKLEQYPPDFGTACLVDSRYVEEIVARGVDILNQFGYHGISEVEFIYDAPSRDFKLLDINTRVWKWIGLPMRAGIDLPWLAYADAVFGSVEAAGRQQDGLRWVYLKDYVGLRRERAGAAETTLTRQEWLALIAGRAESEGEIVDAVLSGDDPEPFVQMIESLFTKRQYYCAC, from the coding sequence TTGCGAAACATGATCGACGATCCCAGCGAGCTCATCGCCACCGTGCGCCGGAAGATCAACACCTCCGATATGCCTGCGGCACTGGTGTTCAATTGCCACATCACTGGACTTGCAGTAGCACGTTCGCTTGGAAGGCGAGGCGTGCCGGTCATCGGGCTCGACCGCGACGAGAACGGCTTTGGTCTGCATTCGCGCTATACGACCATTGCGGGACGGTGTCCTTATCCGCTCGATGATGAGCGCGGCTTCATCGATCTGCTAATGGAAATCGGAACGGCATTGAAACAGAAGGCGGTCCTCTTTCCGTGTCTCGATGAATGGGTGTTTGCCGCCGCGCGTCACGCGGGCGAGCTTAGCGAGTATTTCATTCTTCCATTCTCGGATCTTGAAACCGTCGAGCGGATACTGGACAAGAATTTGCTCTATCGCAAATGCGAACAGCGGCAGATACCCATCCCGCGAACGTACTATGTCGGCGAACAAAGCCCGGAGCAAATCGCGAGCGAGATCGGCTACCCGTGCATCGTGAAGCCGGCGCTTCAACGCGAGTTCACCAACGAGTTCGGCGAAAAAGTCCTGCGCGCCCAGACGCGTGAACAGTTTCTTGGTTTATGCGAGCGCGCCGGCCATCACGCACTCCTTGCACAGGAGATTGTCGGCGCGGGCGTCGATAGCTTCTACTCGCTGTGCAGCTACATCGGGCGCGACGGGCAAGCGAAGGGCGTGTTCGTGGGGCGCAAGCTAGAACAGTATCCGCCCGACTTCGGCACCGCCTGCCTGGTCGATTCGCGCTACGTCGAAGAGATCGTCGCGCGCGGCGTTGATATCCTGAATCAGTTTGGCTATCACGGCATCAGCGAAGTCGAGTTCATCTACGACGCGCCGAGCCGCGACTTCAAGCTGCTCGACATCAACACGCGAGTGTGGAAATGGATCGGGTTGCCGATGCGAGCCGGTATCGATCTGCCGTGGCTGGCTTATGCCGATGCGGTCTTCGGCAGCGTCGAAGCGGCCGGGCGCCAACAAGACGGGCTGCGATGGGTTTACTTGAAGGACTACGTTGGGTTGCGCCGCGAGCGAGCCGGAGCGGCTGAAACGACGCTGACGCGGCAGGAGTGGCTGGCCCTGATCGCGGGCCGCGCGGAATCGGAGGGTGAGATCGTCGACGCAGTGTTGTCTGGCGATGATCCCGAGCCGTTTGTTCAAATGATCGAAAGCTTGTTCACGAAGCGGCAATACTATTGTGCTTGCTAG
- a CDS encoding oligosaccharide flippase family protein: protein MLFSAQTASMFAGFCASVIQARWMEPAEMGRFAFCLSIIVVTSLFFEFGISSAGARVLALAHDRQSERQALGALVLMTLAISLVFSAFIALTAAPIDLIFNKDVKWLLIATAALALFQPFQLLIEQSCQGLNQIRRLSLFQLMMSGGYLLILAVLVATQRLTAGTALGAYLAGTGLASVWTLVRMQPSFKGASGYIKVTLKETRGYGFNLYLARISGMASSRSDQLAIGYFLAGTAPLGMYAIAQKFSNPVALIGRSLAVTRFRAFARLNRVPPRITRWNAIAVVSASAGLIALGPVALRLFFPKYSDAAPLLLPFAVMNSFVGLFQPYNVFLASHGRGAELRNIVLIVGAATIATLVILVPRYGIAGAAWTGAGAMALDYLLHLLYYRKFKRTLETGTTGQEGQEAED from the coding sequence ATGCTCTTTTCAGCCCAGACCGCATCGATGTTCGCCGGATTCTGCGCCAGCGTGATCCAAGCGAGATGGATGGAACCGGCGGAGATGGGCCGCTTCGCTTTTTGCCTCAGCATCATCGTTGTCACAAGCCTGTTCTTCGAGTTTGGCATCTCCTCGGCGGGGGCTCGCGTGCTTGCGCTCGCGCACGACCGCCAGAGCGAACGGCAGGCGCTGGGGGCGCTCGTCTTGATGACGCTTGCGATCAGCCTCGTTTTTTCCGCGTTCATCGCCCTCACGGCGGCGCCGATCGATTTGATCTTCAACAAGGACGTGAAATGGCTGCTGATCGCGACGGCAGCGCTGGCGCTTTTTCAGCCGTTCCAGTTGTTGATCGAGCAGAGTTGCCAGGGTCTCAATCAGATTCGCCGGCTTTCGCTGTTTCAGTTGATGATGTCAGGCGGTTACCTTCTGATATTGGCTGTGCTGGTAGCCACGCAGCGGCTGACCGCAGGAACGGCCCTGGGAGCCTATTTGGCGGGCACCGGGTTGGCGTCGGTCTGGACACTGGTTCGAATGCAACCGAGCTTTAAAGGCGCCTCGGGCTACATAAAGGTGACTCTTAAGGAGACTCGCGGGTACGGGTTCAATCTTTACCTGGCGCGAATAAGCGGAATGGCTTCATCGCGCTCGGATCAACTGGCGATCGGTTATTTCCTGGCGGGCACTGCCCCGCTGGGCATGTACGCCATTGCGCAAAAGTTCAGCAATCCGGTAGCGCTGATCGGCCGCTCGCTGGCGGTCACGCGATTCCGAGCCTTCGCGCGGCTCAACAGAGTGCCGCCGCGGATCACCAGGTGGAACGCGATCGCGGTTGTGTCCGCATCCGCCGGGCTGATTGCGCTCGGGCCGGTTGCGTTGCGGCTGTTCTTCCCGAAATACAGCGACGCGGCGCCGCTTCTGCTTCCGTTCGCCGTCATGAATTCGTTTGTCGGGTTGTTTCAGCCCTACAACGTATTCCTTGCCTCGCACGGCCGAGGCGCTGAATTGCGAAACATCGTTCTGATAGTCGGCGCCGCCACGATTGCCACGCTGGTGATATTGGTGCCACGCTACGGCATCGCGGGAGCGGCGTGGACGGGGGCCGGGGCGATGGCGCTGGACTACCTACTGCACCTTCTCTACTATCGAAAGTTCAAGCGGACTCTCGAAACGGGCACGACCGGGCAAGAAGGACAGGAGGCTGAGGACTGA